TAATAATTGACCCAGCATCAGCTGTGAAAAGTCCaatgtaaaaattcatgaacTGTTCACAGAATCAACAATTCAAGACAAAATTAAAGAGATTATATTAGTGACCTTCTGATGTAGGCATTGCAATAGGTATCTCCTGTACTCTTACTTCAGACCTGGAGGCAATTTGGGGACTATGTCGTACTTCAGGATGTTTATGTTCCCCAAGATAATTAATATCCATTTTGACTCCACCAGGTGATCTCTCCACTTGTTTCTTTGCTAGGCAATTGGGATGAGTACATTTGTAATAGCTTCGAATATATTGGTCTCCTTTCACAAGCTTCTGCCCATATTTTCTCCAGCTATAGCCATCATCCAATATTTTATCACTTGCTTTAGAGGGAGTGCTTTTCTGCCTCAGACTGGGAACCTCGAATCCCAGCATCAGGGTTTCGCCTTGGCTGCAATTTCTCCACTTTCTCAAATTTCATAGAACATGAAAAACCCTGTTGATCTGATGATGATAAAGTTTCCCTAACACATGAACTAGGCATTTGTACTAGATCCTTGGTAACTGTTCGCTTCTCCAAAGAAAAGCTTTCTTCTTTTCCATCAAGAGCATAGAGTCCATCATCCAGGGACTGTCTAGGTTCCTCCTTGGCTACAGTTTGTTTTGGGAAAGCCATCAATTTTGCAGACAAAATATTAGAAATGCTAAGTTGATGAGATTGCAAAATAAAACCTCCTACTTCTACATTCTTTCCTGTCCTCAAAATTTCCCAAGTCTTCTCAGGTTTTATGTAATACGTGTGGTTTTTTTCTTGAGTTTGTAAGATGGGAATACCTCTAGAACTTTGGACAGGCTGCAAATTATCTGAATCTCTCTCCCTCTTAACCAAATAAGTTTGTCCTTTATCACAAATTTCAGACTTTTGGACGGGGATGACACATATGTTATCAGATTTATCATGCCTTGTTTTGTGAGAGACTtggttttgacaaaaaaaaaaatctgtcaCTCCTTGATTTGCACTTGTTTTTTGCCTCAGCAAATCTGAATCCTTCTCTGCCATAAGAGACACAGTTCTTTCTTCTCTGTGGTGTTCTGACACATCAGCATCAGCATTTTGCCTCAGATGCAGATCAGCATGTGTGGTTTCTAGAGGGTTAATCTCCGATCTTGAAGTGTGGTTTACATTCTCCAGGTTCTTCTTCCGAGAAGAGTTACCCAATTCTACGTTATGCaatgtaaaaattcatgaatCGTTCACAGAATCAACAATTCAAGacaaaattaaagagatttTACTAGTCACCTTCTGATGTACGCATTGCAATAGGTATTTCCTGTACTCTTACTTCAGAAATGGAGGCAACTTGGGGACTATGTTGTGCTTTAGGATGTTTATGTTCCCCAAGATAATTAATATCCGTTTTGAATCCACCACGTGATCTCTCGACTTGTTTCTTTGCAAGGTAATCAGGATGAGTAACTTGTAATAGCTTCGAGTATATTGGTTTCTTTTCACAAGCTTCTACCCATATTTTCTCCAGCCATAGCCATCATCCAATATTTTATCAATTGCTTTAGAGGGAGTGATTTCCGCCTCAGATTGGGACCCCTGAACTCCAGCATCAGGGTTTCGCCTAGGCTGCAATTTCTCCACTTTCTCAAATTTCATAGAATATGCATAACCCTGTAGATCTGATGGTGATAAAGTTTCCCTAACACGTGAACTAGGCATTTCTACTTGATCCTTGGAACCTGTTTGCTTCTCCGTAGAAAAGCTTTCTTCTTTTCCATCAAGAGCATAGAGTCCATCATCCAGGGACTGTCTAGGTTCCTCCTTGGCTACAATTTGTTTTGGGAAAGCCACCAATTTTTCagacaaaatattataaatggtAAGTTGATGAGATTGCAAATTAAAACCTCCGACTTCTACATTCTTCCCTGTCTTCAAAATTTCCCAAGTCTTCTCAGGTTTTATGTAAGAAGTGTGGTTTTTTTCTTGAGTTTGTATTGTAGGAACACCGCTAGAACTTTGGACAGGCTGCAAATTATCTGAATCTATCTCCCTCTTTACCAAATAAGTTTGTCCTTTATCAAAAATTTCAGACTTTTGGATGGGGAGGACACGTACTTTATCAGATTTCTCATGCCTTGTTTTGTGAGAGACTTGGTtttgacaaattttttttcctgtCACTCCTTGATTTGCATTTGGTTTTTGCCTCAGCAAATCCGAATCCTTCTCTGCCATAAGAGACACGGTTCTTTCTTCTCTGTAGTGTTCTGACACATCAGCATCAGCATTTTGCCTCAGATGCAGATCAGCATGTGTGGTTACTAGAGGGTTAGTCTCCAATATTGAAGTGTGGTTTACATTCTCCAGGTTCTTCTTCCGAGAATAGTTACCCACTTCTACGTCATGCaatgtaaaaattcatgaacTGTTCACAGAACCAACAATTCAAGacaaaattaaagagatttTACTAGTTACCTTCTGATGTAGGCATTGCAACAGGTATCTCCTGTACACTTACTTCAGAACTGGAGGCAACTTTGGGACTATGTTGTGCTTTAGGATGTTTATGTCCCCCTAGATAATTAATATCCGTTTTGACTCCACCATGTGATATCTCCACTTGTTTCTTTGCGAGGCAATTGGAATGAGTACATTTGTAATAGCTTCGAATATATTGGTCTCCTTTCACAAGCTTCTGCCCATATTTTCTCCAGCTATAGCCATCATCCAATATTTTATCACTTGCTTTAGAGGGAGTGCTTTCTGCCTCAGACTGGGACCCTTGAACCCCAGCATCAGGGTTTTGCCTTGGCTGCAACTTATCCACTTTCTCAAATTTCATAGAATATGCAAAATCCTGTTGATCTGATGGCGATAAAGTTTACCTAAAACATGAACTAGGCATTTGTATTAGATCCTTGGAAATTGTTTGCAAAAACAGAAATTTAATCTCCCAAGCATAACAAACTACTGCACATATGAAGAATCGAGGAAATATAGCAAGTGAAAGAATGAAACACAGTcggtaaaaaaaaagaagagaaaagctGCATCTATTCATGTAAATTGCAAACCCAAAATCAGCAAAGAGGAGTATCGCGATTTCCTAGTTGCTCCATTGACAAACAACTTTTCAAAGTGATCTCATACCACTTTCGTTTCCAAACTCCGTACTTCTTTCGCATCCATATAGTAATTATGTCAAAGAATTCATAATAGCCACAGAAGATTAAAGTATACATCCCTTCAGTCCCAACAACaatattattctaaaaaaaGAAGCCTTTATAAGTTTATAACTGTATCGGTGCACCatgatttatcatttacagAAGAATAAAATGGGCATAACCTATCCCAAAGCAAGCTCACGTAATCCATAAGAAAGATAAAAGAACAATCTACAGTAAAGCATATAGAAaccaaacaaagaaaaaaatttgagtttcgATTTCCACAGTTCAACTTACAACTGAAGAAACATAAGAAGAAACCAATTACCTCCGGCATAGTTATCAAAATTCAGAGGAGGAAGAGCAGCCGGGGGCGGCGGGGGGTACGGTGGCGTTCCACTCCAGGGGCTTTACATTAGTAGAAAGAAGCTCATGGATTGACTTTGACCAAGCCGTACCAAATCATACCTAAAACCTGGACTATTCGTGCCAACTTTGTTGGGATGGGCACCCGGATCTGGCCCGCCCCTAATGACCCGTTTGCCCAAGGCCAAAAGGAGGCGTTTATCTTTTtcggttttttaaaatttcttaaattataatttttaataaaatattatgacccattaatttttaaaatactattattaatttatacacACAGTAAATATGTGGATAAAATtatgattattaattaaaaaataagcaATATAGTCAAcacaaataacaaataaataatgtgaaataaattaataatataattgttagaAATGTTGCAATAaagatattaataaaataacaataataataaatatttttagtgaAAATAAGGTTGAGTATAATTTTTTATCATACCAAATCGATCCAACCggtttaatttgaaaattctatttcaattttattttttttttaaaaaaaatttgtttcgtTTGATTGTTTCTccaataatttatttcatataattttttttttagtaataatCACTCTGTTTATGTTAACTCTTgttttcattaatttatttgttattaattattattttcatttttaaattaagATAACAATCTGTATTTCCCAAATCGAAAGCCCATTTGTTGACTAattcttgttttgtttaaaaaataaaataaaacgaattcgttaatttcaattttcatcTACTGgaattaaaatgatatttttagtaAATCATTAGATTTCATGAtaccaaatcaaataaatttgatagaagatatAATGTAAGATACAAATATCTATATATGTGAGATGATATgcagtaaaaattaataatttggacataaaaaataatattttttcaagtaTCGATCTGATCGGAGaaatgtttcacaaaattgatccgtaacatttttgttaaattttgatGGTTTTTTAATTCAAAGAAGGGTCAAACATGCAAACGAGGGAGACAAAATTCTGAAGTGAGCAAATCCTTCATTTCATCAGTGCAACTTGATAATAATAGTTCGTTACAAGATTCAAAGGAAAGCTCAGTTATTGATAATTACACGTAATGATAAGCTAATTGTAATTATTTAAAgcttaacttttttttaattataataatctcAAGAACATTTGGAAGGAACTTGGCGAGGTCCAAGAAACAGTTCACGGGCATTAGAGCAAGAAGCAGTGGTGGGTGCACCTGAGCCGGCCATAGTCAAGTCCAGCCCTCTGAACTCGATATCCTCGCATGGATAACTGCCGCTGCACTGAACATTTACGCCAACTTCCGAAGCCGACTTCCCCTTCACGCCTATGAATTTCACATCTCTGATCTTTATGCTCGATTCACCCTGTAAATTAAATAAGCCGAAATAAATCAAGATTCTTGTTTTCATTCTGCCCCTTAATTTAAATTCTCTTAAATTTAACAGAACTTACATAAATGTATCTATATACGTACCTTGTGCTTGCAATGGGATTTGGAGCAATAATATTGATCGATGAGGATTGGATTCTTGGTGTTCTCGACTCGGATATTGATGAACTTGACATCTGAGAGAGTTGCGGTTGATTTCGAAGGTGCCCATGTTTTGATTCTGACGCCATTGTCGGTATTTCTGAATGTGCAGTCTCTTACGATGATCCCATTCACGTCCCTCTCATTCTCGTACTTTCCCAGGCTTCCGATGCTGATCCCGTGCCCCGGACCGCACACGACACCTGAAACAGTGATGTTTGTGTTCCCGGAGCCGATGGACACGCAGTCGTCCCCGGTGGCTATGCTGGCCGTGTTGATTCTCACGTTGTTTGAGTTCCCGATGTGGATTCCGTCGGTGTTCCGGCTGTATTCCGGCGCCGTGATGTGTATGTTCTTGAGTAACAGGTTGTCAGAATCGTGGACATGGAAATGGAACATCTTGCTGTCCACGGAGTGGATGTTCTTGATGACGCCTTTTTGGATCCGAAGCTTTAAAGACTGCAGCATAACATGGTATCTATTAAATATCAAAAATTGTATCCAAAGACATTTCTaggaaaaaaaacattaattttacCATATCTA
This window of the Primulina huaijiensis isolate GDHJ02 unplaced genomic scaffold, ASM1229523v2 scaffold20025, whole genome shotgun sequence genome carries:
- the LOC140966116 gene encoding uncharacterized protein isoform X1, coding for MKFEKVDKLQPRQNPDAGVQGSQSEAESTPSKASDKILDDGYSWRKYGQKLVKGDQYIRSYYKCTHSNCLAKKQVEISHGGVKTDINYLGGHKHPKAQHSPKVASSSEVSVQEIPVAMPTSEEVGNYSRKKNLENVNHTSILETNPLVTTHADLHLRQNADADVSEHYREERTVSLMAEKDSDLLRQKPNANQGVTGKKICQNQVSHKTRHEKSDKVRVLPIQKSEIFDKGQTYLVKREIDSDNLQPVQSSSGVPTIQTQEKNHTSYIKPEKTWEILKTGKNVEVGGFNLQSHQLTIYNILSEKLVAFPKQIVAKEEPRQSLDDGLYALDGKEESFSTEKQTGSKDQVEMPSSRVRETLSPSDLQGYAYSMKFEKVEKLQPRRNPDAGVQGSQSEAEITPSKAIDKILDDGYGWRKYG
- the LOC140966030 gene encoding exopolygalacturonase-like, translated to MDSTKLVNFFFWALLVTFSSLNYVHCRGKIFSVAKYGAVADGKTDITQALLKSWEGACASKGGTVSVPKGTYSVGDITFEGPCNGATHFRLEGTLIASNSHSSGKDSWIAFHNIHGFTLYGNGTFHGQGESSWGRLGDGTDAKSNGLRKTSLKLRIQKGVIKNIHSVDSKMFHFHVHDSDNLLLKNIHITAPEYSRNTDGIHIGNSNNVRINTASIATGDDCVSIGSGNTNITVSGVVCGPGHGISIGSLGKYENERDVNGIIVRDCTFRNTDNGVRIKTWAPSKSTATLSDVKFINIRVENTKNPILIDQYYCSKSHCKHKGESSIKIRDVKFIGVKGKSASEVGVNVQCSGSYPCEDIEFRGLDLTMAGSGAPTTASCSNARELFLGPRQVPSKCS
- the LOC140966116 gene encoding uncharacterized protein isoform X3 produces the protein MKFEKVDKLQPRQNPDAGVQGSQSEAESTPSKASDKILDDGYSWRKYGQKLVKGDQYIRSYYKCTHSNCLAKKQVEISHGGVKTDINYLGGHKHPKAQHSPKVASSSEVSVQEIPVAMPTSEELGNSSRKKNLENVNHTSRSEINPLETTHADLHLRQNADADVSEHHREERTVSLMAEKDSDLLRQKTSANQGVTDFFFCQNQVSHKTRHDKSDNICVIPVQKSEICDKGQTYLVKRERDSDNLQPVQSSRGIPILQTQEKNHTYYIKPEKTWEILRTGKNVEVGGFILQSHQLSISNILSAKLMAFPKQTVAKEEPRQSLDDGLYALDGKEESFSLEKRTVTKDLVQMPSSCVRETLSSSDQQGFSCSMKFEKVEKLQPRRNPDAGIRGSQSEAEKHSL
- the LOC140966116 gene encoding uncharacterized protein isoform X2, whose amino-acid sequence is MPEPRQNPDAGVQGSQSEAESTPSKASDKILDDGYSWRKYGQKLVKGDQYIRSYYKCTHSNCLAKKQVEISHGGVKTDINYLGGHKHPKAQHSPKVASSSEVSVQEIPVAMPTSEEVGNYSRKKNLENVNHTSILETNPLVTTHADLHLRQNADADVSEHYREERTVSLMAEKDSDLLRQKPNANQGVTGKKICQNQVSHKTRHEKSDKVRVLPIQKSEIFDKGQTYLVKREIDSDNLQPVQSSSGVPTIQTQEKNHTSYIKPEKTWEILKTGKNVEVGGFNLQSHQLTIYNILSEKLVAFPKQIVAKEEPRQSLDDGLYALDGKEESFSTEKQTGSKDQVEMPSSRVRETLSPSDLQGYAYSMKFEKVEKLQPRRNPDAGVQGSQSEAEITPSKAIDKILDDGYGWRKYG